One Spinacia oleracea cultivar Varoflay chromosome 4, BTI_SOV_V1, whole genome shotgun sequence DNA segment encodes these proteins:
- the LOC110787779 gene encoding F-box/kelch-repeat protein At1g80440: MDSIIPGLIDDLGRECLIRVPFNELPTVASVCRNWSYEISVPEFFRHRKAAGVSRPIIVIAQAQVEAQSEVPIENSDPDPVVKEHPARPAYRLTVSEPKAGIWAHLPPIPGLPEGLPMFCGLVGSGSDLVVVGGWDPVTWKASQAVYIYSFLYGKWREGADMPGVRRSFFGCAASDIDRTVVVAGGHDEDKNALSSAMMYYVEEDKWVTLPDMCKPRDECKVVFHRGRFHVISGYPTDMQGCFERTVEAFDSSTWQWGPVVEEFLEVGSGPGSCVVGPDGRMYSCIGRRSSDVAVRQGDKWLVVAEVPADVRSSHWTVTYGDKLVVIGSSKLGEPHSGYMLDLKNFKWTKLELPTKFNGHVQCGFVLEI, translated from the coding sequence aTGGATTCAATAATTCCGGGTTTGATTGATGATTTGGGTCGGGAGTGTTTGATTCGGGTACCTTTTAATGAACTCCCGACTGTAGCCTCTGTTTGCAGGAATTGGAGTTATGAAATCAGTGTGCCGGAGTTTTTCCGCCACCGGAAGGCGGCCGGAGTTTCGCGGCCGATTATTGTGATAGCTCAAGCTCAAGTTGAAGCTCAGTCTGAGGTTCCAATTGAAAATTCGGACCCGGACCCGGTTGTTAAGGAGCATCCAGCAAGGCCGGCATACCGGCTTACAGTATCGGAACCGAAAGCCGGTATATGGGCACATCTGCCCCCGATTCCCGGGCTACCCGAAGGGTTACCCATGTTTTGCGGTTTGGTTGGGTCCGGGTCGGATCTTGTGGTCGTGGGCGGGTGGGATCCGGTTACGTGGAAGGCGTCACAAGCTGTGTATATTTACAGTTTTTTATACGGGAAGTGGCGAGAGGGCGCCGATATGCCAGGTGTACGGAGGTCCTTTTTCGGATGCGCCGCGTCCGATATTGATCGGACGGTTGTGGTTGCTGGGGGACATGATGAGGACAAGAACGCCTTGAGTTCAGCGATGATGTATTACGTGGAAGAAGATAAGTGGGTCACACTGCCCGACATGTGCAAGCCACGTGACGAGTGCAAAGTCGTTTTCCACCGTGGCAGGTTCCATGTCATCAGTGGTTACCCAACTGATATGCAAGGGTGCTTCGAGAGGACGGTGGAGGCGTTTGATTCGTCCACGTGGCAGTGGGGCCCTGTTGTCGAGGAGTTTCTAGAAGTCGGTTCGGGTCCGGGGTCGTGCGTGGTGGGTCCCGACGGGCGGATGTACTCGTGTATAGGAAGGCGGAGCAGTGACGTGGCGGTCCGGCAAGGTGACAAGTGGTTGGTGGTGGCCGAGGTTCCGGCCGACGTGCGAAGCTCCCATTGGACGGTTACTTATGGGGATAAACTAGTGGTGATTGGGTCTTCAAAATTGGGGGAACCTCATAGTGGTTATATGTTGGATTTGAAGAACTTTAAGTGGACTAAGTTAGAATTGCCTACTAAGTTTAATGGACATGTTCAATGTGGCTTTGTTTTAGAGATTTAA